The DNA segment GAATCCCGTAGTTGAAACGATAGGAGTCTAATCCTTCGGTGAACCCGTATTCAGCAGTCACGCGATCGCCTAATCCGAATAGGTTATCATGGCTGATCAATAGATGGGCTTGTTCTGAACCGATACTGGGAGCTTGATTATTGGCACCAGAAATACCGGCGTGAAAGGGTGGTGCTTCTTGCAAGTCTAGGAGTAAGATATTTCTGCCCGAACCACTACCGGCGATTAATTCAGCATTAACTTGATTGATCAGGGGGTCAAGTTGCAACAGTTGTAAAGCTTTTTCCAGGCGATGCTGATTGAAAGGGGTATCGGTGGCTAATTCCAAGCGACGGCGCACATATCCGGTTTTGAGGTGGTTTAATCCCTGGATTTGAATCTGTTCAATTTCACCTTCAACGACTTGAATTTGGATCATCCCATCACTAATATCTTGTTTGGGTAAAAAGGCGCCAGAGGTGACATAGCCCTGTTGAATATACAGTTGAGTAATCTGTTGGCGCAGTTCGAGTAAGGTGTCAAAGGTTACGTCTTGGTTGTGATAGGCTTGGGTTAATTCGGCGATTTCTGATTGCAATACGGTACTGCCGAGAACTTCTATTTGATTAATCCGGAAGCGTTCCGGAGATAAAGAGGGAACTTGAGGCGGTTGGGGAATCTCAGGGAGTTGTAGATTGGGTTGAGGTGGGGATAGGGGGGTTTCCTCTGGTAAAGGAGGGGATAAATCCGTCGGATTGGGAATGGTTTGTTCCAGGGTTTCTGGTGCACCTCCTGGAATCGTTATTCCAGGAGGTGGAGACGATTGAGCTAATGTATAGGTATTTCCCAGTGCTAATGGTACAGCCAACGGTAGTATCATTGGTCAATTATCAATTATTAATTATCAATTATCAATTGTCGTCGTCAGGTGACGTTCATTCCCTTGTCGGATTCCCAATTTCCGGTATGCTTGCGTCCGATTTTGTCAGATTTTACCAGATTTCCTAGAGCACCGATTCACTAATAGCGGTTTGTAGAGACGTGACCGTGGAACGTCTCTTACTGGTGTTCTGGGAGCTGGTAAAGACGTTGCATTTTAGAATACCTCTCAAAGTATTGATGGCTCAGGGTTTTCGGTTTTTGCCGCCAGCCATAATGCAGTTTTGTGCAATCTGATATGTAGTTTTGTGCAATCTGACTGGCTGAATTGTGCCAAGAGCTTTGTTGATTTACGCCATCAAATTGGCAGAAAAAGCTAATGCATTATCTAAACATTGCTGGTAGCTTATAAATTAGCGGATTTACGCAATGGCTCAGTAAACAATTCATTGACATAAGGATCACATAAGGATCAAGTGATATGGTTGTAAAAATTGGCGGTAGAGGAAATGATAGGCTAATTGGCGGTAGAGGAAATGATAGGCTAATTGGCGGTAGAGGAAATGATAGGCTCTGGGGTGGTTCCGGTAACGATAGGCTCTGGGGTGGTTCCGGTAACGATACCTTAAATGGTGGCACGGGAATTGATACCGCTGACTACAGTAATCTTGGTCAAGCCATTACTTTAGAATCTGTCGGTGTCATAAACAAAGGCAGTGCTGGTACTGACCAGATTCAATTCATTGAAAAAATCATTGGAGCCACTGGACAAGCCAATGCGATTGATGGTTCTACCGGGAGAAGTAAGAGTACATCGTTAGATATAGACCTATCAGCCAATAATCTAACCGTTAATGG comes from the Coleofasciculus chthonoplastes PCC 7420 genome and includes:
- a CDS encoding ShlB/FhaC/HecB family hemolysin secretion/activation protein; its protein translation is MILPLAVPLALGNTYTLAQSSPPPGITIPGGAPETLEQTIPNPTDLSPPLPEETPLSPPQPNLQLPEIPQPPQVPSLSPERFRINQIEVLGSTVLQSEIAELTQAYHNQDVTFDTLLELRQQITQLYIQQGYVTSGAFLPKQDISDGMIQIQVVEGEIEQIQIQGLNHLKTGYVRRRLELATDTPFNQHRLEKALQLLQLDPLINQVNAELIAGSGSGRNILLLDLQEAPPFHAGISGANNQAPSIGSEQAHLLISHDNLFGLGDRVTAEYGFTEGLDSYRFNYGIPINARDGTISFSYSNSDSRILEAGFEELGINSESRTLSVNFRQPIARSPTTEFALGVSVDWRRSQTFLLDDIPFSFSQGPEDGESQVTVLRIFQEWSDRTPNRILAARSQFSLGLDAFDATINNTGTDGRFFSWLGQFQWVQRLSPRTVLLAEINTQLTPDALLSLERFGMGGGDSIRGYTQNQLVTDNGIWGSLEVRIPLTSNPNQLQLVPFFDIGTAWNNQDDDPHANTLASLGLGLNWRINSDLDLRLDYGIPLIKVNQRGDSLQESGFHFSLDYQPF